From the genome of Xylocopilactobacillus apis:
AAATTGAATATCCAAGATGCATTATAAAAAGAATCAGTGCTATAAATAAATTACAAATAAAATCAAAGGGATTAGTAATGTTACTAAAAAGTTCCTTAAAAATTTTACCTTCGATAAAAAGATTCACAAATTTATCTGAAGAGTTAATTTTGTTTCCAGATAGATATGACTTATCGATAATTTCTATCATAGATTCAAAAACATTCTGAAGGCCTTTATTTATATCATCTATGTCATCTGATTTTAAGTTTTTTATTTTTTCAAAATTTTTCCAGCAATAGATTCAGTAATATCTCCTTCTAAGCCATATAGACTTCAGCTTTAAAAAGAAAATGATTCTAACTTATTAATGTTTTTCATTTCCTAGTGTATTAGTTTCTCAATTTTTTATTATGATTAAAATATTTAACGCTAAAATCTTAAATAATTATTCATTTTCTTTAGAATGATTATAAAATAGTCCTTTAACTATTTAGAATGAATAAAATTTAATAATGTAGACCATTTATGATAAATATTATTTAAATCTTTTATTTTTATGTTTTATTTAACTATACCATTTATATATAACTTTTCTTGAGTTATGATTAAGGTGCTGCGAAATATTATTTTTATAGTCTCATTGACATTACCAAATTTATATTGTATTTTGAAATTGTAAACGTTTTCTCTACAAACCAATGGAGGTGTTATTAATGGTTAAAGAGTATATTATGTCAATCGATGAAGGTACAACGAGTACTCGTACAATTATTTTTGATCGAAAAGGTAATAAAGTTGGAGATGCTCAAAAGGAATTTACCCAATATTTTCCTCACCCAGGGTGGGTTGAACATGATGCAAACGAAATTTGGAACGCTGTATTATCAACTGTCGCTACTTGTTTCATTGAGTCAGGAATTAAACCTGAACAAATCGCAGGGATTGGAATTACAAATCAACGTGAAACAACTGTCATTTGGGATAAAAAAACTGGTCTTCCAATCTATCATGCAATCGTTTGGCAATCACGCCAAACCGAATCTATTTCTGAAAGTTTAAAAAAAGAGGGCCTTTCTGAAGATATTCATCAGAAAACCGGCCTATTAATCGATCCTTACTTTTCTGCCACCAAAATTCGTTGGATTTTGGACCATGTTGAAGGAGCCCAAGAACGGGCAGAAAATGGCGAATTATTATTCGGTACTATCAACACTTGGTTATTATGGAAACTTACTGGTGGCGATTCTCATGTTACAGACTATACAAACGCAAGCCGAACAATGCTTTTTAATATCCATGATTTAAAATGGGATGATGATATCCTCAAAATTTTAAATATTCCTAAAAAAATGCTGCCAGAAGTTAAACCGAATTCGGAAATCTATGGCTATACTCAAACCTATCATTTTTATGGTAGTTCCGTCCCAATTTCCGGAATGGCCGGAGACCAACAAGCTGCATTATTTGGTCAAATGGCATTTGAACCAGGAACGGTCAAAAACACTTATGGAACTGGTGCCTTCGTTGTTATGAATACTGGTAAAGATATTAAATTATCCGAAAATAATTTATTAACAACTGTAGCATATGGAATTAACAATGAAGTTTATTACGCTTTAGAAGGTAGTATTTACGTTGCTGGATCGGCAATTCAATGGTTACGAGATTCTATGAAATTAATTGACTCTGCTCCTGATTCATATCAAGCAGCGATGGAATCGAATAGTGGCGATGAAGTTTATGTAGTACCTGCATTTACGGGTCTTGGCGCTCCTTATTGGGATCCAAATGCAAGAGGTGCTGTCTTTGGATTAACTAGAGGAACAACTCGTAATGATTTTATTAAAGCAACTTTGCAATCCATTGCATATCAATCACGCGATGTATTAGATACAATGCATTCTGATACGGGAGTTGATATTCCTGTTTTAAAGGTAGACGGGGGAGCAGCTAATAACGATTATTTACTACAATTCCAGTCTGATATTATCGATATTCCTGTTCAAAAAGCTAATAATCTTGAAACAACAGCCCTCGGTGCTG
Proteins encoded in this window:
- the glpK gene encoding glycerol kinase GlpK, with protein sequence MVKEYIMSIDEGTTSTRTIIFDRKGNKVGDAQKEFTQYFPHPGWVEHDANEIWNAVLSTVATCFIESGIKPEQIAGIGITNQRETTVIWDKKTGLPIYHAIVWQSRQTESISESLKKEGLSEDIHQKTGLLIDPYFSATKIRWILDHVEGAQERAENGELLFGTINTWLLWKLTGGDSHVTDYTNASRTMLFNIHDLKWDDDILKILNIPKKMLPEVKPNSEIYGYTQTYHFYGSSVPISGMAGDQQAALFGQMAFEPGTVKNTYGTGAFVVMNTGKDIKLSENNLLTTVAYGINNEVYYALEGSIYVAGSAIQWLRDSMKLIDSAPDSYQAAMESNSGDEVYVVPAFTGLGAPYWDPNARGAVFGLTRGTTRNDFIKATLQSIAYQSRDVLDTMHSDTGVDIPVLKVDGGAANNDYLLQFQSDIIDIPVQKANNLETTALGAAFLAGLAVGYWQNIDEIMQEYSEGKTFQPNMEKEKRDKLYDGWKKAVTATRTFENN